The genome window tgagagacacacagcattCTCTAGTTGTGTCTATGGAGTGCTGATAGACTACAAGCAGATAGTTACCGTCCTCATCTTCATTGTCAGCGGCAAAGCCCGACTGTGGAGAGTAGAGTAACGTTACAGAGTGCAGACAATAGACTTCGCCTGCGCTGAAATTCCGTAGTAGCCAGATGacttctctcctctgtccatctctttTCGGTTTATGCCATTCTCTATATCCCcatgagagagaaaacagaggagcATAAATGTCTTAGCAGAAAAGTCTATCCCCAAGAATAACTTTTAAACTAATTCCAAAATAAGGATACCTAATTCATAGACCAACTGTCCTCTTTAAAATAGACTTGGTGTGTTATCTGAGTTGTTATTTTGGATAACGCAGGTAGTACGCTGCACAATAATAACAAATAGTCTACATCTAGGACAGTGTATGCAACACAGCTAAATTGAGTTGAAGTAGCACCCTTTAATACAGTATACCCGGTCTGGAACCATAGCCTAGTTCTGAGCTGCTTCAAATTGGCAGCTTTTTCAGGCTGGGAGGTTCAGCTGACGTCATTGCAGATGTGCGTATTCTAACATCAGCTGTGCGCATGTTCCAATCTAAGAGGAGGGGGGGGTACAAATAGGTTGCAGGTACTTCTCTTTTCCGCAACCTAGAACCTATAAGCACAAAGTGTAGCATAATTGACTGTTTTTGCCAACTGTCACAGTAGAAAAAAGTTAGGCATACTTAAAAGTGTTTATTGCAAAGAAGTTGTACACAGGtgtagaaaaacattttttttctgtggatGTTTGGTCATTAGGAGACCTAGCTAACATATAGTAGTGAAATTGGTCAACTTTAATAGCCTGCCCTAGACCTTGGCCTCTTATGGTATGCCATCTAtagtgtacagtatgtacatCTCTACAGGCCTAATTTTTGACAAAGCTAACAATATCCTGCATTTATTCTTGTTATGGAATAATAGATATGGTTTAAATAAACGTATATTGTCTACCTAGTAAAACAATGATTTGCTCCAGTGCTGTTGCTGAAGTGCACCAGTGACTGAGTTGGCCTAGGGAAAAATGAGATGAGTCAAATAGGCAAAGCTGCAAATTtgcagagtgtagtgtgtaacCTACTTAAGAAGGAGAATCACGCTGACGATGAACACAGAACTATTTGAAGGATTGTTGCGCCTTCTTGTGTTCAAAAACTACATAGCAACTTTGAGCCATTATCAACTGTAGTAATAAATGCTAAAGAACTGTATTTTTCTTAATCTCAGAAACTCATCTTGTCCTCTTTATTTCACCTGTACTTATTGTCTTATTAATGGTGATATTTGATGTGGGTTCTCTCATTGTGGGTTTGATTGAATTCCAGCCTAAATTGGAGTTGAAATGTAAAAGAAGACGGCATGTGCCGTCAAGCCTTGGCCTGTCTGATAGGTGGTTtgaaaaaactatttcataaaCCGAAATGAAATAATTAATAAACCTGTTTGAAAAACTAAAATAGAATGAAACTATTATATTTGACTCCAAaacgaaataaaataaaataaaccatGAATGATGTTCAGTTTTAGTTTTGGGTGGGAAAAAAATCTAATGGGGTTTTACTCTTTTTTTTTCTAATCGGGTTTTCAAGCTTCTGAATCTGGCATGTCACATTGAGAATGGAcgtgttcgagagcatcaaaacGACTGCAGGCgctgctgactgactgatctacaagtCACCTTGCATTATAAATAACAACTCATTagtatttgtagatcagtcagtcgaaATTTACCCATGAAACATTGCGGTTTGATCATCTTGAACATAACCCTTGACTTTATCGTTTAAATGTAAACTCAACAAGATTATGTTTCTACAAACAGCACCCACAGAGATACATATCAACTTtatatgcagtgcattcggaaagtattcagaacccttccccTTTTGGAAATGTTGTtatgtcacagccttattctaaaatgtataacatATTTATTCATCAATCTACAAGCAAtaacccataacgacaaagcaaaaactggtttttagacatttttgcaactgTATATTaattactgaaatatcacatttacataagtattcagactctactcaatactttgttggagcacctttggcagtgattacagccttgagccttcttgggtatgacactacaagcttggcacatctttatttggggagtgtctcccattcttctctgcagatcctcttaagctctgtcaggttggatggggagtgtcgatgcacagctattttcaggtctcttttgagaagttcaattgggttcaagtccgggctctggctgggccactcaaggacattcagagacttgtcccgaagccaatcctgtgttgtcttgtctgtgtgcttagggttgttgtcctattggaaggtgaaccttcaccccagtctgaggtcctgagtgctctggagcaggttttcatcaaggatctctctgtactttgctctgttcatctttgcctcgattgtGACTAGTCACCcattccctgccactgaaaaacatcccctcagcatgatgctgccaccaccatgcttcactgtagggatggtgccaggattcctccagacgtgacgcttgacattcaggccaaatagttcaatcttggtttcatcagaccagagaatcttgtttctctacatatatacacacatttgctaaaatttctaaaaatctgttatcactttgtcattgtgggttattgtatgtagattgatgaggaaaatgtgatttaatacattttagaataaggctctaatgtaacaaaatgtggaaaagtgggaaggggtctgaatactttcccgaatgcactgtatatttattaATTCCATGATtgtacttttagatgtgtgtatttttgtgaattgttagatgcactgcactgttagagctaggaacacaagcatttcactacacccgcaataacatctgctaaatatgtctatataactttttattttcctttcttttatttcaaataaaaatcttaaaagtaatagaaataaaaacaaatataaaaacacaaaaccATAAAGTAAACATATAATGACATATCATTTATTTGGTTGTActgccttgagcaaggcactgtaaaacaacacatttcactgcacctagctggtgtatgtgacaattgaACATCATATTTTACTGTATGTTGACCTTTGAAACACCATTGTTGACACAAGAGGATGGTAGCATAGCATACACCTGTAAAACCCCTCTCAAGCAAAATGTGTGCAAACAGAATCCCTTCCAGCCCCTtttgctcctctctctcacacacacacctgtaatgagagtatatatatactgctcaaaaaaataaagggaacacttaaacaacacatcctagatctgaatgaaagaaataatcttattaagtacttttttctttacatagttgaatgtgctgacaacaaaatcacacaaaaataatcagtggaaatccaatttatcaacccatggaggtctggatttggagtcacattcaaaattaaagtggaaaaccacactacaggctgatccaactttgatgtaatgtccttaaaacaagtcaaaatggggctcagtagtgtgtgtggcctccacgtgcctgtatgacctccctacaacgcctgggcatgctcctgatgaggtggcggatggtctcctgagggatctcctcccagacctggactaaagcatccgccaactcctggacagtctgtggtgcaacgtggcgttggtggatggagcgagacatgatgtcccagatgtgctcaattggactcaggtctggggaacgggcgggccagtccatagcatcaatgcattcctcttgcaggaactgctgacacattccagccacatgaggtctagcattgtcttgcattaggaggaacccagggccaaccgcaccagcatatggtctcacaaggggtctgaggatctcatctcggtacctaatggcagtcaggctacctctggcgagcacatggagggctgtgcggccccccaaagaaatgccaccccacaccatgacagacccaccgccaaacgggtcatgctggaggatgttgcaggcagcagaacgttctccacggcgtctccagactctgtcacgtctgtcacgtgctcagtgtgaacctgctttcatctgtgaagagcacagggcgccagtggcgaatttgccaatcttggtgttctctggcaaatgccaaacgtcctgcacggtgttgggctgtaagcacaacccccacctgtggatgtcgggccctcataccaccctcatggagtctgtttctgaccgtttgagcagacacatgcacatttgtggcctgctggaggtcattttgcagggctctggcagtgcttctcctgctcctccttgcacaaaggcggaggtagcggtcctgctgctgggttgttgccctcctacggcctcctccacgtctcctgatgtactggcctgtctcctggtagcgcctccatgctctggacactacgctgacaggcacagcaaaccttcttgccatagctcgcattgatgtgccatcctggatgagctgcactacctgagccacttgtgtgggttgtagactccgtctcatgctaccactagagtgaaagcaccgccagcattcaaaagtgaccaaaacatcagccaggaagcataggaactgagaagtggtctatggtccccacctgcagaaccactcctttattgggggtgtcttgctaattgcctataatttccacctgttgtctattccatttgcacaacagcatgtgaaatgtattgtcaatcagtgttgcttcctaagtggacagtttgatttcacagaagtgtgattgacttggagttacattgtgttgtttaagtgttccctttatttttttgagcagtgtatatatatgttattctttttttaattacTATGCTCATGGTAGATATGTTACCATGGTAAGTTGGTTTAACCCCAGTGTTGGGGAGtcatgtagttcaactagtaactTACCTCCATTTTCGAGTAGTGGTAGTTGAACTCAATTCAAAGCTTGGTAGCGTTTTCAATAGTTAATTCCTTTTTTTGCCGTGTAGAGGTGTAGCTAACTATTGTAACTACATACTACTTTTTTGCtaaaggaaaataaaaaaaattgtgaagTAGGCAATCATTTTCCTATTcggcatcagacctgcctaattctcgcttttgtgtttaataggctaaataACACATTCCGTTAACAATTGACCCCAGAATGATCTGTCGTGCATTTTGTAGTctgtgacatttcagatttagatgAGACTTTTTCAtgaagtagtttggatgtagtgaactacttgtTCAAAGTAACCTTAGTTAAGTAAActtctatatattttttaagggtagctttagtgtacCTTAACTTCTTCTTAAGTAATTTCTTGGTAAACTATGTTTtaagagtagcttccccaacaccaTTTAACCTTACCAATACTATCAAATCCAAATGTTTATCACAGACACCATCACATGGGGAGCAGCAGCCATTCATGGAAAACTTTGAACCTTGGCGTTAACAGCTCATAATTGTGACTCAAAGATGAATATAGGGATtcattattattgtattattattattattattattattattattgttatcagTTTGTAAGATAAGCCCCCTTTACTTTTTGGACCTTAAACTGGTGCTTGACCTCATGCCTATATAGGccctatacatgtatacatatggCTCCGCATGAATTTAGTTATGAGGTATAGAGCCATGGAACTAATGTACAAGAGATTTTCATCTTCATATTCACAAAGTGAACAATGGACAAGCCAACATAATAAaatcattttaataatgttttttAAACATGAAAAACTGCATGTTCATTTCCTTGTTTGTGCATCTTCGTGTATTAAAGTTTTCTATTGGTAGTTAGTCCCTACTCTTAGTGGCTGTAAAGTATATGGCCATGTCAATCACCTGTCCTGAAACAGTATATAATTATGTTCCTTCCCAGTACCCTCCCTCAGTTCTCCACCTGACGCCACCGACGATTCTTGCCTCTTCTTCTGTACAGTATTATCATTCAGTTCaactacatcatactggtgagATTTATTTCACAATAAGTTATCACATGGCTGGAAATCCTGTTTGTAGGTGAAGTAATAACTATAGAAACTGTTTTGACAGGAATTTTTCACGAGTCAGGTTTTATCATGTTTTCATGACAAATATGCATGAATTTTCCATTAATTTTCCATGGGTTTGACATTTTGCTTGGGCTACTGGTAGCTTTTCTTGCATGGTGTAGAGAACTGAGAATATGGTAATAGTACCACAATGTAGGAACAATAAGGAACAGAACAGCTAAGAGCCATTGTTTAGGTTGTACTTAATGATGACCTCTGCCATGTTATCTTCCATAGAGAGACCATGGCTGCCGTAACTAGACAACCAGGGAGCTACCATCCATCAGACTTCCAGACTGGCCTCTGCGACGTCTTCAGTGACTGTGGGACATGTAAGCGGACAGAAATTCCTATTTAACTTAAAGTGGCTGTATATCTTTTGTGCCTCcagtattttttcttcatttcatCCATGACTGAGCTTTTTTTAAATttgctttctccttctctcctggacTGAGAGGTAGTAGCAGTATAATGTACTTCTAccgtactttctctctctctctctctctctctcaggttgttATGGTTGGTGGTGCTTCCCTTGTCTGGGCTGTTCTATCGCCAGTGATATGGATGAGTGTTGTCTGT of Salmo salar chromosome ssa01, Ssal_v3.1, whole genome shotgun sequence contains these proteins:
- the LOC106562857 gene encoding placenta-specific gene 8 protein — translated: MAAVTRQPGSYHPSDFQTGLCDVFSDCGTCCYGWWCFPCLGCSIASDMDECCLCGPTMAMRTMYRTRYNIKGSLFGDFCSTLWCRVCSACQLKRDIDLRKEQGIF